One Myxococcales bacterium genomic region harbors:
- a CDS encoding polysaccharide deacetylase family protein — protein MLALSGVVAVVACDRSAETTLDTSRAALATTPYRGTSLAPKTLALTFDDGPSARGLEISRYLKGLGVRATFFVTGAKVGPTALPNPHGTTPDPAAAAILAELARDGHLVASHATTHRDLTTEVPDAELVTELAETDALLAPYRVPPQVRAFRAPYGAYDARVHAVLAASPMNAYVGPLGWDMGGRSDRYPSAAADWACFQGDLRTSGGGLANGTGYATSTQCADAYLAEIESVGRGVVLMHEPYAWASGNTPDLLRSLVPRLLALGYRFVRVDEIPELSPLFPCHATCATCTGPEATQCATCRAGDTLRAGACGPCTACRAGEVEVGACTSTSDRVCAACDVSCATCSATGPSACTSCPEGRTLRGSVCPRCATCGPGERVAQACTSTSDTACARCPAGAVSTGSPWAFCAICSAGTAPSPDRSTCATCPRGTSSPGEVEACLPCPTGTYASGEGASTCAACEGRGSCDDGDTCTTDTCDATRGCVHTPTPCAPDAGPPAEAGPIVPPATTSTSARPAEETSLTGGGGCGVARSPETGEWTALVALVALAARWRRERQNQP, from the coding sequence GTGCTCGCCCTTTCGGGTGTCGTGGCGGTCGTCGCGTGCGACCGCTCGGCCGAGACGACGCTCGACACCTCGCGCGCCGCGCTCGCGACCACGCCGTACCGCGGCACGTCGCTCGCGCCGAAGACCTTGGCCCTCACCTTCGACGACGGCCCGAGCGCCCGTGGGCTCGAGATTTCGAGGTATTTGAAGGGCCTCGGCGTGCGCGCCACGTTCTTCGTCACCGGCGCGAAGGTGGGGCCGACGGCGCTCCCGAACCCTCACGGGACCACACCCGACCCGGCCGCCGCCGCGATCCTCGCGGAGCTCGCCCGCGACGGGCACCTCGTGGCGAGCCACGCGACGACCCATAGGGACCTGACGACCGAGGTGCCCGATGCGGAGCTCGTGACAGAGCTCGCCGAGACCGACGCCCTCCTCGCGCCTTACCGTGTGCCGCCCCAGGTGCGGGCCTTTCGAGCACCGTACGGCGCGTACGACGCGCGTGTGCACGCCGTCCTCGCCGCGTCGCCCATGAACGCCTACGTAGGTCCGCTCGGCTGGGACATGGGCGGGAGGTCCGACAGGTACCCGAGCGCGGCGGCCGATTGGGCTTGTTTTCAAGGCGATTTGCGCACGAGCGGCGGAGGCCTCGCGAACGGGACGGGCTACGCGACGTCGACGCAGTGCGCGGACGCGTACCTCGCGGAGATCGAGAGCGTGGGTCGCGGCGTCGTGTTGATGCACGAGCCGTACGCCTGGGCCTCGGGCAACACGCCCGACCTCTTGCGCAGCCTGGTGCCGAGGCTCCTCGCGCTCGGGTACCGGTTCGTGCGGGTCGACGAGATCCCCGAGCTTTCGCCGCTCTTCCCGTGCCACGCGACATGTGCAACTTGCACGGGCCCGGAGGCGACCCAGTGCGCGACGTGCCGCGCCGGAGACACCCTTCGGGCCGGAGCGTGCGGCCCATGCACGGCGTGCCGTGCGGGCGAGGTCGAGGTGGGCGCGTGCACGAGCACGAGCGACCGCGTCTGCGCGGCGTGCGACGTCTCGTGCGCGACCTGCTCGGCCACGGGCCCATCGGCCTGCACCTCATGCCCCGAGGGGCGCACGCTCCGCGGCTCGGTGTGCCCGCGATGTGCGACGTGCGGCCCTGGCGAGCGCGTCGCGCAGGCGTGCACGAGCACGAGCGACACGGCCTGCGCACGATGCCCCGCGGGCGCCGTATCCACGGGCAGTCCCTGGGCGTTTTGTGCGATTTGCTCCGCGGGGACGGCCCCATCGCCCGACCGCAGCACGTGCGCGACCTGCCCTCGAGGGACCTCGTCTCCGGGCGAGGTCGAGGCGTGCCTCCCCTGCCCGACCGGCACGTACGCGAGCGGCGAGGGCGCGAGCACGTGCGCCGCGTGCGAAGGCCGTGGCTCCTGCGACGACGGCGACACGTGCACGACCGACACGTGCGACGCGACCCGCGGATGCGTGCACACCCCGACACCGTGCGCGCCCGACGCAGGGCCACCGGCAGAGGCCGGACCGATCGTGCCGCCCGCCACGACGAGCACGAGCGCGCGGCCCGCCGAGGAGACCTCGCTCACGGGAGGTGGTGGATGTGGCGTCGCGCGGAGCCCCGAGACCGGCGAATGGACCGCGCTCGTCGCCCTCGTCGCCCTCGCCGCACGGTGGCGACGAGAGCGACAAAATCAGCCCTAG